A stretch of Gadus macrocephalus chromosome 17, ASM3116895v1 DNA encodes these proteins:
- the LOC132475589 gene encoding caspase activity and apoptosis inhibitor 1 — protein MIKSKSASKEKKRKHAPTEEQNTNRRRVCTESSVEDSRDEMADAELDRIGSDMEEGGLDLSLPFQPIGAYAADRQAMLEQCFQVLGEKKLQKMLPDELKSCPLEEIKKLCWEQLEQLSQKNLLQILDGEELTSGEEDMGAEASSTSQQDNNVDSTSSIKDTDKTEEPKPVVEEESDVLSINADTCDSDIEGPKAEEEPDAKGPARDAPEGAPADPDAAVAMATDPPPPEEPAAVARPPARGQLEVDIDKSVSEILASAGDGEDAPESNPRPSPPPPATASSLATPLGLAGGGGGGGVAGAGSEVCQPSLQQLELLELEMRARAIKALMKASTGKRPS, from the exons ATGATCAAAAGTAAGTCCGCCAgcaaggagaagaagaggaagcatgCGCCGACAGAGGAGCAGAACACAAACAGGCGGCGCGTCTGCACGGAGTCCAGCGTGGAG GACTCCAGGGACGAGATGGCCGACGCGGAGCTGGACCGGATCGGCAGCGacatggaggaggggggccTTGACCTGAGCCTTCCTTTCCAGCCCATCGGTGCGTACGCGGCCGACAGGCAGGCCATGCTGGAGCAGTGCTTCCAGGTGCTGGGGGAGAAGAAGCTGCAGAAGATGTTACCCGATGAGCTAAAG AGTTGTCCTCTAGAGGAGATCAAGAAGCTGTGCTgggagcagctggagcagcTTTCTCAGAAGAACCTGCTTCAGATTCTGGACG gGGAAGAGCTGACCTCTGGGGAAGAGGACATGGGCGCAGAAGCATCTTCGACCAGCCA GCAAGATAACAACGtggactccacctcctccattaAAGACACTGATAAGACAGAGGAGCCCAAGCCAG TCGTCGAGGAAGAGAGTGACGTGCTGAGCATCAACGCCGACACCTGCGACAGCGACATCGAGGGGCCCaaggcggaggaggagcccgACGCCAAGGGCCCCGCCAGGGACGCACCGGAGGGGGCGCCCGCCGACCCGGATGCTGCCGTCGCCATGGCGACCGACCCGCCGCCCCCGGAGGAGCCGGCCGCGGTCGCACGCCCCCCCGCGAGGGGACAGCTGGAGGTGGACatcgataaaagcgtcagcgAGATCCTGGCGAGCGCAGGGGACGGCGAGGACGCCCCGGAATCGAACCCGCGACcctcaccgccgccgccggcgacGGCGTCGTCGTTGGCAACGCCTCTGGGTCTggccggcgggggcgggggcgggggcgtggcGGGGGCGGGTTCTGAGGTGTGCCAGCCGTCTCTTCAGCAGCTTGAACTCCTAGAGCTGGAGATGAGGGCCCGTGCCATCAAGGCGCTCATGAAGGCCAGTACTGGGAAGAGGCCTTCTTAA